A part of Girardinichthys multiradiatus isolate DD_20200921_A chromosome 12, DD_fGirMul_XY1, whole genome shotgun sequence genomic DNA contains:
- the LOC124877197 gene encoding endoplasmic reticulum aminopeptidase 2-like, with protein sequence MIPVGLLVVLAFKVCLVRSQSSQSSQQVTSPPSPTGEQSPLDDGNLSFPWSRLRLPRYIVPLHYHLLLHPDLTTLSFTGTVQIQIDVQNNTNWVVLHSKGLQISKATILDHNLAHLSDQVLPVLHNPSHEQIGIFSPKVLSSGQKYFLYIEFEAALAEGFYGFYKSTYITSEGETRNLASTHFEPTSARMAFPCFDEPSFKANFSVRIRRSPEYISLSNMPVIKTTQLNRNLLEDQFAPSVTMSTYLVAFIVCDFKSVSATTSSGVKVSIYAAPEKWMQTHYALEVAVKMLDFYEEYFNIRYPLPKQDLIAIPDFQSGAMENWGLTTYRETSLLYDPLTSSISDELWVTMVIGHELAHQWFGNLVTMDWWNDIWLNEGFARYMEYISVEATYPELKVEEYLLHTCFVAVGHDSLNSSRPISSPAENPTQIKEMFDTVSYDKGACVLHMLRHFLTKEVFQSGIVRYLRKYSYGNAHNQDLWDSLANTCSEDDFTSGKHCYSSDQASKNAYLFAGEHLNLTAMMNTWTLQKGIPLVTVTRKGPRLLLRQDRFLRTVLPSDPQWPAVQQGFLWHIPLTYKTDTSSTIHRHLMTSPTDSIHIGEEASWVKINSDMTGYYVVHYADDGWDVMVKLLRENHTALSYKDRTHLIHNAFQLVTAGHLPLDKALDLIGYLQLEKQTVPLLQGLGYLEAFYHIIEKRDEPSLTKDLGKYILQFFRTVIDQQTWSDSGTVPERRLRSEVLSLACHLDYPPCVERANQHFKDWLRSNGTLNLPTDVAETVFSVGAQHDHGWTSLLNTYKISLSEAQKEKILSALTSSRNKDKLQRLLAMGLEGNVIRSQDLSSLVLMIARNPKGHHLAWNFVKKNWDTLVKKFQLGSFCIRNIIIGTTGQFSSPEELTEVQQFFESIKEQASQLRSTQLALDNVQKNIRWVQRNLKSLRNWLNEQMK encoded by the exons ATGATTCCAGTTGGGCTTTTAGTGGTTTTGGCTTTCAAGGTGTGTCTGGTTAGGTCTCAGTCCTCCCAGAGTTCACAGCAGGTAACAAGCCCCCCTAGTCCTACTGGAGAACAATCTCCCCTGGATGATGGTAATCTGTCCTTTCCCTGGAGCCGTCTTCGCCTGCCAAG GTACATCGTTCCTCTTCACTACCACCTCCTCCTGCACCCCGACCTCACCACTCTCAGCTTCACAGGCACGGTGCAGATCCAGATTGATGTCCAGAACAATACAAACTGGGTTGTTTTACACAGCAAGGGTCTTCAAATCTCCAAGGCCACAATTTTAGACCATAACCTTGCTCATCTATCTGATCAG GTTCTTCCAGTTCTTCACAACCCTTCCCACGAGCAAATAGGAATTTTTTCTCCTAAGGTTCTCAGCAGCGggcaaaagtattttttgtatATAGAGTTTGAAGCAGCGCTAGCTGAGGGATTTTATGGGTTCTATAAAAGCACCTACATCACCAGTGAAGGAGAGACCAG aaacCTAGCTTCCACTCACTTTGAACCCACAAGCGCTCGAATGGCCTTTCCTTGTTTCGACGAGCCGAGCTTCAAAGCCAATTTCTCTGTGAGGATCAGGAGGAGCCCGGAGTACATTTCTCTCTCCAACATGCCTGTA ATCAAGACAACACAACTGAACAGAAACCTTCTTGAAGATCAGTTCGCCCCGAGCGTAACGATGAGCACATACCTCGTAGCTTTCATTGTTTGTGACTTCAAGTCTGTCAGTGCAACAACATCGTCTGGGGTGAAG GTGTCCATCtatgcagcccctgagaagtGGATGCAAACCCACTATGCTTTGGAGGTTGCTGTTAAAATGCTGGACTTCTATGAGGAGTACTTCAACATTCGCTATCCTTTACCAAAACAAG ATCTGATTGCAATCCCAGACTTCCAGTCTGGTGCAATGGAGAACTGGGGCCTGACCACCTACAGAGAGACCAGCCTTCTCTATGACCCCCTCACATCTTCCATTTCTGATGAACTCTGGGTTACAATGGTCATTGGTCATGAACTTGCCCATCAG TGGTTTGGGAACTTGGTCACCATGGATTGGTGGAACGACATCTGGCTGAATGAAGGATTTGCCAGATACATGGAGTACATTTCAGTAGAGGCCACCTACCCTGAACTTAAAGTG GAGGAGTATCTACTGCACACATGTTTTGTTGCAGTTGGTCACGATTCTTTGAATTCCTCTCGACCTATCTCAAGCCCAGCAGAGAACCCCACCCAGATCAAGGAGATGTTTGACACAGTCTCCTATGACAAA GGAGCATGCGTCCTGCACATGCTGCGGCACTTCCTGACCAAAGAAGTGTTTCAGAGCGGGATAGTGCGATACCTCCGCAAGTACAGCTACGGAAATGCCCACAATCAGGATCTGTGGGACAGCCTTGCCAAT ACATGCTCAGAAGATGACTTCACCTCAGGAAAACACTGTTACAGCAGTGACCAGGCCTCTAAGAATGCA TATCTGTTTGCAGGGGAACACCTGAACCTGACAGCCATGATGAACACTTGGACTTTACAGAAAGGGATTCCTCTGGTGACTGTAACCAGAAAGGGGCCTCGACTGCTGCTGAGACAGGATCGGTTCTTGAGGACAGTTCTTCCTTCTGATCCTCAGTGGCCCGCTGTGCAACAGGG TTTCCTTTGGCATATTCCTCTGACATACAAGACCGATACATCCAGCACCATCCACAGACATCTGATGACTTCTCCCACAG acaGTATACACATTGGAGAAGAAGCCAGCTGGGTGAAAATAAACTCTGATATGACTGGTTATTATGTGGTTCATTATGCTGATGATGGTTGGGATGTGATGGTTAAACTACTGAGGGAAAATCACACAGCTCTGAGCTACAAGGACAGGACTCACTTGATACACAATGCATTTCAGCTGGTCAC GGCCGGACATCTCCCACTTGATAAAGCCTTGGACCTGATTGGTTATCTACAACTGGAGAAACAGACGGTGCCTCTCCTTCAAGGACTGGGGTATCTGGAGGCCTTCTACCACATTATCGAGAAGAGAGATGAGCCCAGTTTAACTAAAGATCTAGGG AAGTACATCCTGCAGTTTTTCCGTACTGTCATCGACCAGCAGACATGGAGCGACAGTGGCACTGTGCCTGAGCGACGTCTGAGGTCAGAGGTCCTGTCCCTGGCTTGTCACCTGGACTATCCCCCCTGTGTGGAGCGTGCTAATCAACACTTCAAAGACTGGCTCCGATCCAACGGAACATTGAA CCTACCTACAGATGTGGCAGAAACTGTGTTTTCAGTAGGAGCACAGCATGACCATGGCTGGACCTCGCTCTTAAACACGTACAAGATTTCCCTCTCTGAAGCCCAAAAAGAAAAGATCCTTTCTGCTTTGACAAGCAGTAGAAACAAAGACAAGCTACAAAG ACTATTAGCAATGGGTCTAGAAGGGAACGTGATCCGATCACAGGACCTCTCCAGTCTTGTTTTGATGATTGCCAGGAACCCAAAAGGACATCACCTCGCCTGGAACTTTGTCAAAAAGAACTGGGACACACTGGTTAAAAA GTTCCAGTTAGGCTCATTCTGCATCAGAAACATCATTATAGGAACAACAGGACAGTTTTCATCTCCTGAAGAGCTCACTGAA GTGCAGCAGTTTTTTGAATCCATCAAAGAGCAGGCTTCTCAGCTGAGATCAACACAGCTTGCTCTGGACAATGTGCAAAAAAATATCCGCTGGGTTCAGAGGAACTTGAAATCACTGAGAAACTGGCTGAATGAGCAGATGAAATGA